The Gemella haemolysans genome includes a region encoding these proteins:
- a CDS encoding ABC transporter ATP-binding protein, whose product MASLSLKNIYKKYDNGFCAVTDFNLEVADKEFVVFVGPSGCGKSTTLRMIAGLEDITEGEFYIGDRLVNDVEPKDRDIAMVFQSYALYPHMTVFDNMAFALKLRKVPKEEIKAKVEEAAKILGLEELLDRKPKALSGGQRQRVALGRAIVRSPKVFLMDEPLSNLDAKLRSNMRAEIIKIHNTLGATTIYVTHDQTEAMTMADRIVVMKKGIVQQVGSPKDIYDHPENLFVAGFIGAPTMNFMRGKVVEGNFVTKGGGNIEIPVGYYEKLKELGYEGKEVVLGIRPENISNDPLVLETYSHAKITSKVIVAELLGSEYIVHTDLNGENIKAIVHSRQNIKMGDELTFALDMNRAHFFDVDTELSILD is encoded by the coding sequence ATGGCAAGTTTATCATTAAAAAATATTTATAAAAAATATGATAATGGTTTCTGCGCGGTAACGGATTTTAATTTAGAAGTAGCCGATAAGGAATTCGTCGTTTTTGTTGGACCATCTGGATGTGGAAAATCTACAACACTTAGAATGATTGCTGGTCTAGAAGACATAACTGAAGGAGAATTTTATATAGGGGATAGATTAGTTAATGATGTTGAACCTAAGGATAGAGATATCGCAATGGTATTCCAAAGTTATGCGCTGTATCCACATATGACAGTTTTTGATAATATGGCATTCGCTTTAAAATTAAGAAAAGTTCCAAAAGAGGAAATTAAGGCTAAAGTAGAAGAAGCAGCAAAAATTTTAGGACTAGAAGAACTTTTAGATAGAAAACCTAAAGCACTTTCTGGAGGTCAAAGACAAAGGGTTGCGCTTGGACGTGCAATAGTTAGAAGTCCTAAAGTTTTCCTTATGGATGAACCTCTATCTAACTTAGATGCTAAACTAAGAAGTAATATGAGAGCGGAAATCATTAAAATCCACAATACTTTAGGTGCAACTACAATCTATGTAACACACGATCAGACTGAAGCTATGACAATGGCTGACAGAATTGTTGTAATGAAGAAAGGTATAGTTCAACAAGTAGGAAGTCCGAAAGATATTTATGATCATCCTGAAAATCTTTTTGTAGCTGGATTTATCGGAGCACCAACTATGAACTTCATGAGAGGAAAAGTTGTAGAAGGTAACTTTGTTACAAAAGGTGGTGGGAATATTGAGATTCCTGTTGGATATTATGAAAAATTAAAAGAATTAGGATACGAAGGGAAAGAAGTTGTTTTAGGGATTCGACCTGAAAATATTTCAAATGATCCGTTAGTATTAGAAACTTATTCACATGCTAAAATTACTTCAAAAGTAATTGTGGCTGAGTTATTAGGTTCTGAATATATCGTTCATACTGATTTAAATGGAGAAAATATCAAAGCAATTGTACACTCAAGACAAAATATTAAAATGGGTGATGAATTAACTTTTGCTCTAGATATGAATAGAGCTCATTTCTTTGATGTAGATACTGAGCTTAGTATTTTAGATTAG
- a CDS encoding ABC transporter substrate-binding protein → MRKINKLLAVAATTALVLTGCVGGKKEEKQADPNKKVEITYWDFPQFTKDKEFKKTEDFDAALIKAFEAKNPNIKVNYQKIEFTDGPAKIETAIQSKTAPDVIYDAPGRVIAWAAKDLLVPLDDVDKSKLNEAAVKASSYKDKLYMYPQGVAPFLMGVNKDLTDKLGVTDLLPLNKQDRSWTVEEYEKFLKAVKQKDSNITPALFYTKSQAGDQGPRAFVANLYNSWITDDANSKYTINDANGVKGLEWVKKAYDEGLLGQGVALEAKDALEAFKSGRAATTILFSPGIAASHASGFNYKFLPFPNNGGKAKYDYLVAGPAIFDNGDVDKAAAAKKFVDFMVNDKDWGKRTLLASGNFSAKKGETGLYDSEELKFAEGLTSQYGTYYNTIPGFAKMRPLWFNMVQGVLNGKTSPKEGLDKFVEDANKTIKEAL, encoded by the coding sequence ATGAGAAAAATAAATAAGCTGCTTGCTGTAGCAGCAACAACTGCACTTGTTTTAACAGGGTGTGTGGGTGGTAAAAAAGAAGAAAAACAAGCTGACCCGAACAAAAAAGTAGAAATTACTTATTGGGACTTCCCACAATTCACTAAAGATAAAGAATTTAAGAAAACTGAGGATTTCGATGCAGCTTTAATTAAAGCTTTCGAAGCGAAAAACCCAAATATTAAAGTAAATTATCAAAAAATAGAATTTACAGATGGACCAGCTAAAATAGAAACAGCTATTCAATCAAAAACTGCTCCAGACGTAATTTACGATGCACCAGGTCGTGTAATTGCTTGGGCAGCGAAAGATTTATTAGTTCCTTTAGATGATGTAGATAAATCTAAATTAAATGAAGCAGCAGTTAAAGCTTCTAGTTACAAAGATAAACTTTACATGTATCCACAAGGGGTAGCACCATTCTTAATGGGTGTAAACAAAGACCTAACTGATAAATTAGGAGTAACAGATCTTCTACCTCTTAACAAACAAGATAGAAGTTGGACAGTTGAAGAATATGAAAAATTCTTAAAAGCAGTTAAACAAAAAGATTCAAACATCACTCCAGCTTTATTCTATACTAAATCACAAGCAGGAGACCAAGGGCCAAGAGCATTCGTTGCAAACTTATACAACTCTTGGATTACAGATGATGCAAACAGTAAATATACAATCAATGATGCAAATGGTGTTAAAGGTTTAGAATGGGTTAAAAAAGCATATGATGAAGGTTTATTAGGTCAAGGTGTTGCCTTAGAAGCTAAAGATGCTCTAGAAGCATTCAAATCAGGACGTGCAGCAACTACAATCTTATTCTCACCAGGTATCGCAGCATCACATGCATCAGGATTTAACTACAAATTCTTACCATTCCCTAACAATGGTGGAAAAGCTAAATATGACTACTTAGTAGCTGGACCAGCTATCTTTGATAATGGTGATGTAGATAAAGCAGCAGCAGCTAAAAAATTCGTTGACTTCATGGTAAATGATAAAGATTGGGGTAAACGTACTCTATTAGCATCTGGTAACTTCTCAGCTAAAAAAGGTGAAACAGGATTATACGATTCAGAAGAACTTAAATTCGCTGAAGGTCTAACAAGTCAATATGGAACATACTATAACACAATTCCTGGATTTGCTAAAATGAGACCACTTTGGTTCAATATGGTTCAAGGTGTATTAAACGGAAAAACTTCACCTAAAGAAGGATTAGATAAATTTGTTGAAGATGCAAATAAAACAATAAAAGAAGCATTGTAA
- a CDS encoding carbohydrate ABC transporter permease, producing MKTTKKRKKIDFSAYLFILPVSIFFITFVLVPMLRGLQLSLYSFAKKNPVFVGLKHYSDLLFSGNGATIHEPFMKSLINTVVVTVVAVPIVVLVSIFVAVTIYNKSAVVRSFFRGVFYIPAISSVVSVTVVWAWIYHPEYGILNYVFKSMHIINENVDWLGNPKTALYAIITILITTSLGQPIILYVAALGNVPKELLEASEIDGATKWQVFTKITWPLIKPTTLYIVVVTTINSFQIFALIQLLTAGGPNYGTSTIMYLVYEAAIKNGNHGVASAMGIILAVIIGIISILQFKFLSTDND from the coding sequence ATGAAGACTACTAAGAAAAGAAAAAAAATAGACTTTAGTGCATATTTATTTATTTTGCCGGTTAGTATATTTTTTATAACATTTGTTTTGGTCCCGATGTTACGTGGACTTCAGTTATCATTATATAGTTTTGCTAAGAAAAATCCAGTATTTGTTGGATTGAAACACTATTCAGATTTATTATTCAGTGGAAATGGAGCAACAATCCATGAACCATTTATGAAATCTCTTATTAATACAGTTGTTGTAACTGTAGTTGCGGTACCGATAGTTGTATTGGTTTCAATATTTGTTGCGGTAACAATTTATAATAAGAGTGCAGTTGTAAGATCATTCTTCCGTGGAGTATTCTATATCCCAGCTATTTCTTCAGTAGTATCTGTTACAGTAGTTTGGGCTTGGATTTATCACCCAGAATATGGAATTTTAAACTATGTGTTTAAGTCTATGCACATAATTAATGAAAATGTCGATTGGTTAGGGAATCCGAAAACAGCATTATATGCTATTATTACGATTCTTATTACTACTTCGCTAGGTCAACCGATAATTCTTTATGTTGCTGCTTTAGGTAACGTACCGAAAGAATTATTAGAAGCATCTGAAATTGATGGAGCAACAAAATGGCAAGTATTTACAAAAATTACTTGGCCGCTTATTAAACCAACAACATTATATATTGTTGTTGTAACAACAATTAACTCGTTCCAAATTTTCGCCTTAATTCAGTTATTAACAGCAGGGGGACCGAACTACGGAACAAGTACAATTATGTATTTAGTATATGAAGCAGCAATTAAAAATGGAAATCATGGTGTAGCTAGTGCGATGGGTATTATCCTTGCGGTAATTATTGGAATAATTTCTATCTTACAATTCAAGTTTCTATCTACAGACAATGATTAG
- a CDS encoding carbohydrate ABC transporter permease, protein MKSISIFKIVSMIILIGLTIFFIFPFYWIASGSFKLQDVAITIPPEWWPTSPTLENYNKLFTSNTLRWFFNSVFISVMTTFLVCATSALAGYALAKKNFPGVKVIFMVFVAAMALPKQVILIPLLNLITEFNLMNTYYALILPAVGWPFGVFLMRQFSQAIPTELLESARIDGCGEVRTFMNIALPIIKPGIGALAIFTFIASWNDYFSQLIFSNTPDMSTLPLGLAALAQGQEFSNDYGLLMAGASLASLPMIIVFICFQNYFTQGVTLGAVKG, encoded by the coding sequence ATGAAAAGTATTAGTATTTTTAAAATAGTATCTATGATAATATTGATTGGATTAACTATATTCTTTATATTTCCATTCTACTGGATTGCATCGGGATCGTTTAAGTTACAAGATGTAGCTATAACAATTCCACCTGAATGGTGGCCGACATCTCCAACTTTGGAAAACTATAATAAGTTATTCACATCAAATACTCTAAGATGGTTTTTCAACTCAGTATTTATTTCAGTAATGACAACATTCTTAGTATGTGCGACATCAGCATTAGCAGGATATGCATTAGCTAAGAAAAATTTCCCAGGAGTTAAAGTTATTTTCATGGTCTTTGTTGCAGCGATGGCCTTACCAAAACAAGTAATTTTAATACCTTTATTAAACTTAATTACTGAATTTAACTTAATGAATACTTACTATGCATTAATTTTACCAGCGGTAGGATGGCCATTTGGAGTATTCTTAATGAGACAATTCTCACAAGCAATTCCAACAGAATTACTTGAATCAGCAAGAATTGATGGTTGTGGTGAAGTAAGAACATTTATGAACATTGCATTACCGATTATTAAACCAGGTATTGGTGCGTTAGCAATCTTTACATTTATAGCTAGTTGGAATGATTACTTCTCACAATTAATCTTTTCTAACACACCTGATATGTCTACATTACCATTAGGACTAGCAGCGTTAGCACAAGGGCAAGAGTTCTCTAATGACTATGGGCTATTAATGGCAGGGGCATCATTAGCATCATTACCTATGATAATCGTGTTTATCTGTTTCCAAAATTACTTTACTCAAGGTGTTACTTTAGGAGCCGTGAAAGGATAA
- a CDS encoding N-acetylmannosamine-6-phosphate 2-epimerase, with translation MEKQQLLEYLKGEMIVSCQALPGEALYREEGGVMCLMAQAVKNAGVKAIRAQGVLDIKQIKEQTNLPVIGIIKKSYEGYASYITATMDEVDKLVEANSDIIALDCTNRERGDGRTPSEFVKEIKEKYPNVLLMADISTLEEAIEAEKAGVDFVGTTMNGYTPYTEDSKQFNPGLVREIVENVKVPVIAEGKIHTPQQAKQAFEAGAHCIVVGGAITRPQEIATRFLSELR, from the coding sequence ATGGAGAAACAACAATTATTAGAATATCTAAAAGGAGAAATGATAGTTTCTTGTCAAGCTCTACCAGGAGAAGCTTTATATAGAGAAGAAGGTGGAGTAATGTGCTTAATGGCACAGGCTGTAAAAAATGCTGGGGTAAAAGCTATTAGAGCTCAAGGTGTTTTAGATATTAAACAAATAAAAGAACAAACTAACTTACCTGTAATTGGTATAATTAAAAAATCATATGAGGGTTATGCTTCTTATATAACAGCTACAATGGATGAAGTAGATAAATTGGTAGAAGCTAATTCTGATATAATTGCTCTTGATTGTACAAATAGAGAGCGAGGAGATGGAAGAACTCCAAGTGAATTTGTAAAAGAAATTAAAGAAAAATATCCAAATGTCTTGTTGATGGCAGATATTTCAACTTTAGAAGAAGCAATTGAAGCTGAAAAAGCTGGAGTTGATTTTGTTGGGACAACTATGAATGGCTATACACCATACACGGAAGATTCAAAACAATTTAATCCTGGTTTAGTAAGAGAAATCGTAGAAAATGTAAAAGTGCCTGTTATTGCAGAAGGTAAAATTCATACTCCACAACAAGCAAAACAAGCGTTTGAAGCAGGGGCGCATTGTATAGTTGTTGGTGGAGCGATAACAAGACCGCAAGAAATTGCAACAAGATTTTTAAGTGAGTTGAGATAA
- a CDS encoding FAD:protein FMN transferase, whose protein sequence is MNLRRKTLKLMGSHIDILIFDSIDAENILDDAVEMLKMYEHRFSANDDSSELMVVNHNAGIKTVKVHPDLFDLIKIGKLHSCAPNSFLNIAIGPIVQTWRIGFNDVKVPTKQEIDSLLEITDPNQIILNEEEQSVYLAKKGMAINLGAVAKGYIADLMIEYLKKRGVDAGLINLGGNVLTFGDAKHNPDLMWRIGIQNPVEPRGNHLFTIGIKNQSVVTSGIYERNYTENGKTYHHILNPKTGYPVETNVAGLSIISTASVDGEIWTTRLFGKNVEDIMDEIDSLPDIEGVVVTIEGKIYYTSGVLDKIIC, encoded by the coding sequence ATGAATTTAAGAAGAAAGACCTTAAAATTAATGGGTTCTCATATAGATATTCTTATTTTTGATAGCATTGATGCTGAAAATATTTTAGATGATGCTGTGGAAATGTTAAAGATGTATGAGCATAGATTTAGTGCAAACGATGATAGTTCTGAACTTATGGTTGTAAATCATAATGCAGGTATTAAAACTGTCAAAGTTCATCCAGATTTATTTGATTTGATAAAAATTGGAAAACTTCACAGCTGTGCGCCTAATAGCTTTTTAAACATAGCTATTGGACCAATTGTGCAGACATGGAGAATAGGATTTAATGATGTCAAAGTTCCAACAAAACAAGAAATTGATAGTCTATTAGAAATAACAGATCCTAATCAAATAATTCTCAATGAAGAAGAGCAATCTGTCTATCTTGCAAAGAAAGGTATGGCTATTAATTTAGGTGCCGTAGCAAAAGGATATATTGCGGATTTAATGATTGAATATTTGAAAAAAAGAGGTGTAGATGCGGGTTTAATTAATCTAGGTGGTAACGTATTAACTTTTGGTGATGCTAAGCATAATCCAGATTTAATGTGGCGCATAGGTATTCAAAATCCTGTGGAACCTAGGGGAAATCACTTATTTACTATAGGTATAAAAAATCAATCTGTTGTAACTTCTGGTATTTATGAACGTAATTACACAGAAAACGGAAAAACTTATCATCATATATTAAATCCGAAAACTGGTTATCCCGTTGAAACAAATGTAGCAGGTTTGTCTATAATTTCAACAGCCTCGGTGGATGGAGAAATTTGGACTACAAGGTTATTTGGAAAAAATGTCGAAGATATTATGGATGAAATAGATAGTTTACCTGATATAGAAGGTGTTGTTGTAACAATTGAAGGTAAAATCTATTATACAAGCGGAGTGCTAGATAAAATAATATGTTAG
- a CDS encoding NADPH-dependent FMN reductase, with protein MAEVKNKKNVKKTRQENLDTNKVDSTKKERGNKNMVKLIGLVGTNSKKSTNRQLLQYIQKHFAGKADIELVEIKDLPLFNKPANKELPEGVKEIAAKIEAADGVIISSPEYDHAVPASLMSAIAWLSYGIHPLLDKPVMLTGASYGTLGSSRAQAHLRQMMDSPEVKARVMPSSEFLLGHSLQAFDEAGDISNPETVAKLDSLFADFLLFIKITEKLINAHKLAEKEIENFSWEDLK; from the coding sequence GTGGCTGAAGTAAAAAACAAAAAAAATGTTAAAAAAACAAGACAAGAAAATCTAGATACAAATAAAGTAGATAGTACAAAAAAAGAGAGAGGAAACAAAAACATGGTAAAATTAATTGGTCTAGTTGGTACAAACTCTAAAAAATCTACAAACCGCCAACTTTTACAATATATTCAAAAACATTTTGCAGGTAAAGCTGACATCGAATTAGTTGAAATTAAAGATCTTCCTTTATTCAACAAACCAGCTAATAAAGAATTACCTGAAGGAGTTAAAGAAATTGCAGCTAAAATTGAAGCAGCTGACGGAGTTATCATCAGTTCACCTGAGTATGACCACGCAGTACCTGCATCATTAATGAGTGCAATCGCTTGGTTATCTTATGGAATTCATCCATTACTTGACAAACCAGTAATGTTAACAGGAGCTTCATATGGAACATTAGGATCATCTCGTGCACAAGCTCACCTTCGTCAAATGATGGATTCACCAGAAGTTAAAGCACGTGTAATGCCAAGTTCTGAGTTCTTATTAGGACATTCTTTACAAGCTTTTGACGAAGCTGGAGATATTTCTAACCCAGAAACAGTTGCTAAATTAGATAGTTTATTTGCTGATTTCTTATTATTCATTAAAATTACTGAGAAATTAATCAATGCACATAAATTAGCTGAAAAAGAAATTGAAAACTTCTCTTGGGAAGATTTAAAATAG
- a CDS encoding NAD(P)H-dependent oxidoreductase, giving the protein MKLVGIVGSNAEVSYNRKLMEFIAKEYKDLFTLELLDITNLPMFNQDEDHSRENKDLLVMNRKILQADGVIIATPEHNHTITASLKSALEWLSFELHPLENKPVMVLGASYYDQGSSRAQLHLRQILDAPGVNAIVFPGNEFLLGKAKEAFDAEGNLKDDRTVGYLRTCLTKFVKFATVAQSLAERKPTPPEDLTASGKCDTTIEGVDMDDDNWVELAAEKVNAVSGDTYVKLDRGILTVDQLNYFLNSMPMELTYADSNNQFIYYNYNKEDYEMLAKRRPGQVGCSLAKVHPDHPERIQKSVNWLVGLLRSGQIDVFRTHVPTHGPDKYVVHNYQAMYDKNGKYAGINEYILDFKPIVDWYLKQTGQSLVKNGVPVGHGYAAAPAPAAADATSGASDAGHGHAAAPAPAAAPAADATSGASA; this is encoded by the coding sequence ATGAAATTAGTAGGAATCGTAGGTTCAAACGCGGAAGTTTCTTATAACCGCAAATTAATGGAATTTATAGCAAAAGAATATAAAGATTTATTCACTTTAGAATTATTAGACATTACTAACTTACCAATGTTTAACCAAGATGAAGATCATTCAAGAGAAAACAAAGATTTATTAGTAATGAACCGTAAAATTTTACAAGCTGACGGTGTTATTATCGCAACACCTGAGCACAACCACACAATTACAGCTTCTCTTAAGAGTGCTTTAGAGTGGTTATCATTCGAATTACACCCACTTGAAAACAAACCAGTAATGGTACTTGGAGCTTCATACTATGATCAAGGATCATCTCGTGCCCAATTACACTTACGTCAAATCTTAGACGCTCCAGGTGTTAACGCAATCGTATTCCCTGGTAATGAGTTCCTTTTAGGTAAAGCTAAAGAAGCTTTCGATGCAGAAGGAAACTTAAAAGATGATCGTACAGTAGGTTACTTACGTACATGTTTAACTAAATTTGTTAAATTTGCTACAGTAGCACAATCATTAGCAGAAAGAAAACCAACACCACCAGAAGACTTAACAGCTAGTGGAAAATGTGATACAACAATTGAAGGTGTTGATATGGATGATGATAACTGGGTTGAATTAGCAGCTGAGAAAGTTAATGCCGTATCTGGAGATACATATGTTAAACTTGACCGTGGTATCTTAACAGTAGACCAACTTAACTACTTCTTAAACTCTATGCCAATGGAATTAACTTATGCAGATAGCAATAACCAATTCATCTACTACAATTACAACAAAGAAGATTATGAAATGCTTGCAAAACGTCGTCCAGGTCAAGTTGGATGCTCATTAGCAAAAGTTCACCCAGATCACCCAGAGAGAATACAAAAGAGTGTAAACTGGTTAGTAGGATTACTACGTTCAGGACAAATCGATGTATTCCGTACACACGTACCAACTCACGGACCAGACAAATACGTAGTGCACAACTATCAAGCAATGTACGATAAAAACGGTAAATATGCTGGTATCAACGAGTACATCTTAGACTTCAAACCAATCGTTGACTGGTACCTAAAACAAACTGGTCAATCATTAGTTAAAAATGGAGTGCCAGTAGGTCACGGATATGCAGCAGCGCCAGCACCAGCAGCAGCTGACGCAACAAGTGGAGCTTCAGACGCTGGACACGGTCATGCGGCAGCACCTGCACCTGCAGCAGCGCCAGCAGCAGATGCAACAAGCGGAGCTTCAGCATAA
- a CDS encoding PTS transporter subunit IIC, whose translation MNKNNLLSKLFHRYFIVALNGMALGLFCTLIIGLIIKQIAINLSGALSSFLIVVATISMALTGPVIGIGVAHALKAPKLVILASGVVGFLGAFGSNLGTNHLVEQGKLIVTGSGDPLGAFISVVIAAEIGRLVSGKTKIDIIVTPFITIIIGAIVSYFTGPYLIKGMKILGTFIREATELQPFIMGIVVSVVMGIILTLPISSAALSIILGLSGIAAGASTVGCAAQMVGFAVISFKANRWNGLFAQGLGTSMLQVPNIMRKPIIWIPPIVASAILGPIATIVCRMENNPAGGGMGTSGLVGQLMTWQTMSNHVSHSVLLIEILLLHFILPAIISYAVYYYMEKKGFVKADDYKLDL comes from the coding sequence ATGAATAAAAATAATTTATTATCAAAGTTGTTTCATAGATACTTTATAGTTGCCTTAAATGGTATGGCATTAGGTTTGTTCTGTACGTTAATTATTGGATTAATTATTAAACAAATTGCTATAAATTTAAGTGGTGCACTATCTAGTTTTCTTATTGTTGTAGCTACAATTTCAATGGCTTTAACAGGGCCGGTAATTGGTATAGGGGTAGCGCATGCCTTAAAAGCACCTAAGTTGGTAATTTTAGCTTCAGGTGTAGTAGGTTTTCTAGGTGCTTTTGGTTCTAATCTTGGGACGAATCATCTAGTAGAACAAGGTAAATTAATTGTTACAGGATCTGGTGATCCGCTAGGAGCATTTATTTCTGTTGTTATAGCAGCTGAAATTGGTAGATTAGTTTCAGGTAAGACAAAGATTGATATAATAGTTACTCCATTCATTACTATTATAATAGGTGCGATAGTTTCGTATTTCACAGGACCTTACTTGATTAAAGGTATGAAAATCTTAGGTACATTTATTAGAGAAGCGACGGAACTTCAACCATTCATCATGGGGATAGTTGTATCAGTAGTTATGGGAATAATTTTGACATTACCTATAAGCTCTGCTGCATTGTCGATTATTTTAGGATTATCTGGAATAGCTGCTGGTGCATCAACTGTAGGTTGTGCAGCACAAATGGTTGGATTCGCAGTAATAAGTTTCAAAGCTAATCGTTGGAATGGACTGTTTGCTCAAGGTTTAGGAACATCTATGCTGCAAGTTCCGAATATTATGAGAAAACCTATTATATGGATTCCGCCGATAGTAGCTAGTGCAATATTAGGACCTATTGCTACAATTGTCTGTAGAATGGAGAATAACCCTGCAGGTGGTGGAATGGGGACATCTGGACTTGTAGGGCAACTTATGACATGGCAAACAATGTCTAATCATGTTTCTCATTCGGTACTGTTAATAGAAATTTTATTATTGCACTTTATTTTACCAGCAATAATCTCATACGCGGTTTATTATTATATGGAGAAAAAAGGATTCGTAAAAGCAGACGATTATAAATTAGACTTATAA
- a CDS encoding IS1182 family transposase, which produces MFNKVENIKDEIILMTLSEIVPKDHFLRKVDKAIDFKFIYDLTEEYYSHTSGRNCLDPVVLFKLVFLKDFYGIKSMRETIKRIETDAAFRWFLGIPFSKPVPHYSTFSQNYIRRFQGTDVFEQIFINIVNQAIDKKLVGGTEFFTDSTHIKANANKKKFKVEVTTKIKKRKLDLEKEINEEREKIGKKPFEYKEKEELKRQRVNTTDPDSGYYHRDHKEEGFMYLDHRTVDGKNNIIMDCHITPGNVHDSGPYIDRLNQIEKNFGLTPGKVALDSGYYSLDILKQLDKKNIFSVIGYRRFSKSKDKKYFKYLPEKDIYVDKRTGEIFRYRNIDRTGYKQYKSDDKNEKKIVRRHINADYYDEARLRRISKEGKLLYKRRKETIERSFADSKQNHGYRYAQYRGKAKVQSYAWLSCCVQNMKTIALREV; this is translated from the coding sequence ATGTTTAATAAAGTAGAAAATATCAAAGATGAAATAATACTAATGACATTATCAGAAATAGTACCTAAAGATCATTTTTTAAGAAAAGTAGATAAAGCTATTGATTTTAAATTTATTTATGATTTGACAGAAGAATACTATAGCCACACATCAGGTAGAAATTGTTTAGACCCTGTAGTATTATTCAAATTAGTGTTTTTAAAAGATTTCTATGGAATAAAATCAATGAGAGAAACAATAAAAAGAATAGAAACAGATGCTGCATTTAGATGGTTTTTAGGGATACCATTTTCTAAACCAGTTCCACACTACTCTACATTTTCACAAAACTATATTCGACGTTTCCAAGGAACTGATGTATTCGAACAAATATTTATAAATATAGTGAACCAAGCAATTGATAAAAAATTAGTTGGAGGCACTGAGTTTTTTACTGATTCAACACATATAAAAGCTAACGCAAATAAAAAGAAATTCAAAGTTGAAGTAACTACAAAAATAAAAAAAAGAAAATTAGATTTAGAAAAAGAAATAAACGAAGAGAGAGAAAAAATAGGAAAAAAGCCTTTTGAATATAAAGAAAAAGAAGAACTAAAAAGACAACGAGTTAACACAACTGATCCGGATAGCGGTTATTATCACAGAGATCATAAAGAAGAAGGTTTTATGTATTTAGACCATAGAACAGTAGATGGGAAAAATAATATAATCATGGATTGTCACATAACTCCAGGAAACGTTCATGATAGTGGTCCATATATAGATAGATTAAATCAGATAGAAAAAAATTTCGGATTAACACCAGGAAAAGTTGCGTTAGATAGCGGATATTATTCTCTAGACATACTAAAACAGTTAGATAAAAAAAATATATTTTCAGTAATAGGATATAGAAGATTCTCAAAATCAAAAGATAAAAAATATTTCAAATATTTACCAGAAAAAGATATATATGTGGATAAACGAACAGGAGAAATATTTAGATACAGAAATATAGATAGAACTGGATATAAACAATATAAAAGTGATGATAAAAACGAGAAGAAAATAGTAAGACGCCATATAAATGCGGATTATTATGATGAAGCTAGATTAAGACGTATATCAAAAGAAGGAAAACTATTGTATAAGAGAAGAAAAGAAACAATAGAACGTAGCTTTGCAGATTCAAAACAAAATCATGGATACAGATATGCACAATATAGAGGTAAAGCCAAAGTACAGTCGTACGCTTGGTTGTCTTGTTGCGTTCAAAATATGAAAACAATAGCACTAAGAGAGGTATAA
- the rplS gene encoding 50S ribosomal protein L19, with amino-acid sequence MSKIIEAITKAQLRSDIPEFKAGDTVRVHVRIVEGGRERIQQFEGVVIKRRGGGISATYTVRKISNGVGVERTFPVHTPKVEKIEVVRKGKVRRAKLYYLRNLRGKAARIKEVR; translated from the coding sequence ATGAGCAAAATCATTGAAGCGATTACTAAAGCGCAATTAAGATCAGACATTCCTGAATTCAAAGCTGGGGATACAGTAAGAGTACACGTTCGTATCGTTGAAGGTGGACGTGAGCGTATCCAACAATTCGAAGGAGTAGTTATCAAACGTCGTGGTGGAGGAATCTCTGCTACTTATACTGTACGTAAAATTTCAAACGGTGTTGGTGTTGAAAGAACATTCCCTGTTCACACTCCAAAAGTTGAAAAAATTGAAGTTGTACGTAAAGGTAAAGTTAGACGTGCTAAATTATACTACCTACGTAACTTACGTGGTAAAGCTGCTCGTATTAAAGAAGTACGATAA